In the genome of Patescibacteria group bacterium, one region contains:
- a CDS encoding GIY-YIG nuclease family protein codes for MNYYVYILECADTTLYVGITTDLTRRVQEHNTSPKGAKYTKARRPVVLSYFEEFKNRSEASKREYELKKMKREEKLRLLQSKAR; via the coding sequence ATGAACTATTATGTTTACATACTAGAGTGTGCAGATACAACACTATATGTAGGTATAACTACTGATCTTACTCGAAGAGTACAAGAACATAATACATCACCAAAAGGAGCAAAATATACAAAAGCACGACGGCCTGTCGTGCTTTCGTATTTTGAAGAGTTTAAAAACAGAAGTGAAGCTTCAAAGCGGGAATATGAGCTCAAAAAAATGAAACGCGAGGAGAAGCTAAGACTCTTACAATCCAAGGCTCGCTAA
- a CDS encoding pseudouridine synthase, with protein MEEPTFPMRINKYLAWKGVATRRDADKLISQKKILINGRFAVLGDKVDEGDEVEVSSRQKPKSYVYFAYNKPKGIITHSPQKGEKDIKSVVPMKDVFPIGRLDKNSSGLLILTNDGRITDRLLNPEYVHDKEYIVKTVNNLRPSFKEYMEKGVDIEGYITKKCKVTVTGDDTFKITLTEGKKHQIRRMCSAMHNEVIDLKRTRVMNISLGTLKPGEYKKIEGPQLEQFLASLGL; from the coding sequence ATGGAAGAACCAACGTTCCCTATGCGAATCAATAAGTATCTAGCTTGGAAAGGTGTGGCTACACGCCGAGATGCAGATAAATTGATTTCCCAAAAGAAAATTCTCATTAATGGCCGTTTTGCCGTACTTGGAGATAAGGTTGATGAAGGCGATGAAGTGGAAGTAAGTTCACGACAAAAGCCAAAGTCATATGTTTATTTTGCTTACAATAAGCCAAAAGGCATTATTACGCACTCACCACAAAAAGGTGAAAAAGACATTAAGTCTGTAGTTCCCATGAAGGATGTATTCCCTATTGGACGTCTTGATAAAAACTCTTCAGGGCTTTTGATTCTTACAAATGATGGACGAATTACTGATCGACTATTGAATCCTGAGTATGTTCACGATAAAGAATACATAGTTAAAACAGTAAATAATTTACGCCCAAGCTTTAAAGAGTATATGGAAAAGGGAGTAGATATCGAAGGATATATAACCAAGAAATGTAAAGTAACAGTTACTGGGGATGACACATTCAAAATCACCCTTACAGAAGGAAAGAAACATCAGATCCGCCGAATGTGTTCAGCAATGCACAATGAAGTTATTGATCTAAAACGAACTCGAGTTATGAATATTTCTTTAGGCACACTAAAGCCTGGTGAATACAAAAAGATTGAAGGACCCCAGCTTGAGCAATTTTTAGCGAGCCTTGGATTGTAA
- a CDS encoding HAMP domain-containing sensor histidine kinase, giving the protein MFYSIENFIGLILFIILAIAWVLNRAALGSFLSVSTTEGGLRTEQLRLEQKIKDQEKELAVLHQEKLAQLYRFAEFGKISSGIFHDLINPLTAISLNINQLDPANLQIIETKKYIQRALAASTQTQKIICALQNQLSFQNTNILFSPQKELENVLLLLGYKARRAEVHLQTKIKKVSELFGNPIRFQQIIANLISNAIDAYDGKNSFSKKVIYISLSSYYSHLRVTIKDFGTGIPLSLVSKIFDPFFTTKAHYKGMGLGLSSTKTFIEKDFNGNISIESVAGIGTKFIVELPYLPSPK; this is encoded by the coding sequence ATGTTTTACTCCATTGAAAACTTTATTGGTCTAATACTTTTCATTATTCTTGCAATCGCATGGGTGCTTAATCGTGCAGCATTAGGGTCATTTTTATCGGTCTCAACAACAGAAGGTGGATTACGTACTGAGCAACTAAGATTAGAGCAAAAAATAAAAGATCAAGAAAAAGAATTAGCTGTATTACATCAAGAAAAGTTAGCCCAGCTCTATAGATTTGCTGAGTTTGGTAAAATATCATCGGGTATTTTTCATGACCTTATAAATCCTTTAACTGCTATTTCACTCAATATTAATCAATTAGATCCAGCAAATCTTCAAATCATAGAAACCAAAAAGTACATACAGAGAGCTCTAGCAGCAAGTACACAAACGCAAAAGATTATTTGTGCGCTTCAGAATCAACTATCATTTCAAAATACAAATATACTATTTAGTCCTCAAAAAGAACTTGAGAATGTTCTCTTATTGCTTGGATACAAAGCCCGAAGAGCAGAAGTGCATCTTCAAACTAAAATTAAAAAAGTCTCTGAGCTATTTGGAAATCCTATCAGATTTCAACAAATTATCGCGAATCTTATCTCAAATGCAATAGATGCATATGATGGTAAAAACTCTTTTTCAAAAAAAGTGATTTATATTTCTTTAAGTTCCTATTACTCACATCTTAGAGTAACTATTAAAGATTTTGGTACTGGCATACCGCTCAGTTTAGTTTCGAAGATCTTTGATCCCTTTTTTACAACAAAAGCCCACTACAAAGGGATGGGCTTAGGTCTATCTTCTACTAAAACATTTATTGAGAAAGATTTTAATGGAAATATCTCTATTGAAAGTGTGGCAGGGATTGGAACAAAATTTATCGTTGAACTACCGTATCTTCCTTCCCCCAAATAA
- a CDS encoding class F sortase gives MKNITYILVAILTLACGTIFIHTLTRAYIAPPREEEVVVIEPVTPATPAQPDAITPDRLQIPVLHVDAHVQHVGMTKKGTMSVPSNYTDVGWYRHGSMPGDNGIAVFDGHVDNGVGLAGVFKHLKTLKAGDDIYIVNKEGKKIHFKVTGIQDFPHDTKDTASIFQTTGTPSIKLITCEGEWNKELKTYMQRLIVSAELVAS, from the coding sequence ATGAAGAATATAACATACATTCTTGTAGCGATTTTAACCCTTGCATGTGGCACGATATTCATTCATACCTTAACTCGTGCATATATAGCTCCACCACGTGAAGAAGAGGTGGTGGTAATTGAACCTGTGACTCCTGCTACTCCAGCTCAACCTGATGCGATCACACCTGATAGATTACAAATTCCCGTACTACATGTAGATGCTCATGTGCAACATGTAGGGATGACTAAAAAAGGAACAATGTCTGTACCTTCAAATTACACGGATGTAGGATGGTATCGTCATGGTTCTATGCCAGGTGACAATGGGATAGCTGTTTTTGACGGGCATGTAGATAATGGCGTTGGACTTGCTGGTGTGTTTAAGCATCTCAAGACTCTTAAAGCAGGAGATGATATCTATATAGTAAATAAAGAAGGAAAGAAAATTCACTTTAAGGTAACGGGTATACAAGACTTTCCTCATGATACAAAAGATACAGCCTCTATATTTCAGACTACAGGAACTCCATCAATAAAGCTTATTACCTGTGAAGGGGAATGGAATAAAGAGTTGAAGACCTATATGCAACGATTAATAGTATCTGCAGAACTTGTTGCTAGTTAA
- a CDS encoding response regulator transcription factor: MRILLIEDDVNIQEFLKAALESEGYIVDAVSDGEKGSYVARTNEYDTIILDLALPKKDGHTVCTEIRASGKTTPIIMLTVLSDIQEKVRLLNSGADDYLIKPFSFKELLARIRALLRRPLHIEADILKVADLTIDTARQKVLRNSKEIYLTRKEFSLLEYLMRHRGNVVSRGMIMEHVWNADSDPFSNTIEAHILNIRKKVDTHKTCKLIHTLPGRGYKIESV, from the coding sequence ATGCGAATACTACTTATTGAAGACGATGTGAATATTCAGGAATTTTTAAAAGCAGCATTAGAATCTGAAGGTTATATAGTAGATGCCGTAAGTGATGGTGAGAAGGGATCATATGTAGCTCGTACAAATGAATACGATACGATCATCTTAGATTTGGCATTACCTAAAAAAGATGGACATACGGTATGTACTGAAATTAGAGCATCTGGCAAAACAACTCCGATTATAATGCTCACCGTCCTCAGTGATATTCAAGAAAAAGTGCGACTTCTCAATTCAGGAGCAGATGACTATCTTATAAAACCATTCTCATTTAAAGAATTGCTCGCGCGAATCCGAGCACTACTCCGTCGCCCCCTACATATAGAAGCAGATATATTGAAAGTTGCCGATCTCACTATCGATACGGCTCGACAAAAAGTATTACGTAACAGCAAAGAAATTTATCTCACGAGGAAAGAATTTTCTCTTTTGGAATATCTCATGCGACATCGAGGCAATGTTGTATCACGTGGCATGATAATGGAACATGTGTGGAATGCTGATAGTGATCCATTCTCAAATACAATCGAGGCTCACATTTTAAATATACGAAAGAAAGTTGATACACATAAAACATGCAAACTCATTCACACCTTGCCAGGTCGAGGCTACAAAATAGAATCAGTATAA
- a CDS encoding ribonucleoside-diphosphate reductase subunit alpha has protein sequence MSISITTYDGTKVPFNADKINRSIERACFGLTDPVAMVTQIATETRLTLYDGITTEELDQATINAAVQNIKEDIEYDKVATRLLLKTVYRKVIGECNWDDADELKQKHRDGFVAYIKRGIAANRLHKNMEEKYDLEELANYLKIERDQIFMYAGVDGLLNRYGLKDMKQQPLETPQYLFMRIAMGLSYNEKNPTEMAKKFYNKMSKHEYLAGGSTNLGAGTTRPALSNCFLLEMHDDMEHIAKSVSDVMLLSKGSGGIGLSITKLRAAGSPLKSNFGGVSTGPTPFAKIIDTAIRAIQRGGKKKGALCFYMENWHLDFPEFLDWKHNAGDDYLRMRTANTSVFMTDEFMKRVERNDDWYMFDPADAADLNELYGAAFTKRYAEYIAMADAGKMRTYKKVPAREQFRQILVMLQTTSHPWLTWKDTINLRALNNNTGTIHMSNLCTEICLPQDRDNVAVCNLASLNLAAHINGKEINWMKLEDSVRMAIRQLDNLIDINILPIKEAVKSDKENRAVGLGVMGFSDTIEQLGLSYDSEHAWDFADRIFEFVSYMAIDESANLAAERGSYTNFQGSGWSQGMVPIDSIARVEADRGRKLTVTRESKHKGLNWDILRAKVKKGMRNATLMAVAPNANIGLVAGTTPGIDPRFAQIFSRNKISGKYVDINHNLVKDLKNMGIWDKVKGEIIVHQGDISGINGIPQHIKDIYKTSFTTSPYAFIEVAARAQKWVDQALSRNMYLETRDIDETMRIYQTAWDKGVKTTYYLHMKPRHTAEQSTTSVNKAAVMGKVGFGALRAKAVTQESAPAGFSSPLQKTFDIPSPVSVEVAAGQMSLGAQPTPVAVAATPAVEKTETERPKAAPAASTHDAPKPKGFVSLENLKAGMSTEKKDGNEKKS, from the coding sequence ATGAGTATATCCATCACCACATACGACGGTACAAAAGTTCCGTTTAATGCAGATAAGATTAACCGTTCTATTGAACGAGCATGTTTCGGTCTTACCGATCCTGTTGCAATGGTAACCCAGATTGCAACCGAAACACGTCTTACGCTCTATGATGGTATTACAACAGAAGAACTTGATCAGGCGACGATCAACGCTGCTGTTCAAAATATCAAAGAAGATATTGAATACGATAAAGTTGCGACACGACTTCTTCTAAAAACTGTCTATCGAAAAGTTATTGGTGAATGTAATTGGGATGATGCAGATGAACTTAAGCAAAAACATCGTGATGGATTTGTTGCTTATATCAAGCGAGGAATTGCTGCCAATCGACTCCACAAGAATATGGAGGAAAAGTATGATCTTGAAGAACTAGCAAACTACCTCAAAATAGAGCGAGATCAAATCTTTATGTATGCTGGAGTAGACGGTCTTTTAAATCGATACGGATTGAAAGATATGAAACAGCAGCCTTTGGAAACTCCGCAGTATCTTTTTATGCGTATTGCTATGGGGCTCTCATACAATGAGAAGAATCCTACAGAAATGGCAAAGAAGTTTTATAACAAGATGTCAAAGCATGAATATCTTGCTGGAGGCTCAACAAATCTTGGAGCCGGAACAACTCGACCTGCACTCTCAAACTGCTTTCTCCTTGAAATGCACGATGATATGGAACACATCGCAAAATCAGTATCTGATGTGATGCTTCTTTCAAAAGGGTCTGGGGGAATTGGATTATCTATTACAAAGCTTCGAGCAGCGGGTTCTCCATTGAAGTCAAACTTCGGAGGAGTTTCAACTGGTCCAACACCATTTGCAAAAATTATTGATACAGCTATTCGAGCTATTCAGCGAGGTGGAAAGAAGAAAGGTGCTCTTTGTTTCTATATGGAAAACTGGCATTTGGATTTTCCAGAATTTCTTGATTGGAAGCATAATGCAGGAGACGATTATCTCCGAATGCGAACTGCCAACACTTCAGTATTCATGACTGACGAATTCATGAAGCGAGTAGAGCGAAATGATGATTGGTATATGTTTGACCCTGCAGATGCAGCAGATCTCAATGAACTCTATGGCGCAGCATTTACAAAACGCTATGCAGAATATATTGCTATGGCAGATGCTGGTAAAATGCGAACCTATAAAAAGGTGCCAGCACGTGAACAATTCCGACAGATTCTTGTGATGCTTCAGACTACATCTCATCCTTGGCTCACTTGGAAAGATACTATCAACCTTCGCGCGCTCAACAACAACACCGGTACTATTCACATGAGTAATTTGTGTACTGAAATTTGTTTGCCTCAGGATCGAGATAATGTAGCGGTATGTAATCTTGCATCATTGAATCTTGCCGCACATATTAATGGAAAAGAAATAAATTGGATGAAGCTTGAGGATTCAGTTCGAATGGCAATCCGACAGCTTGATAACCTTATTGATATCAACATACTTCCTATTAAAGAAGCTGTTAAGTCTGACAAAGAAAACCGAGCTGTTGGTCTTGGCGTGATGGGATTCTCAGATACTATTGAGCAATTGGGTCTTTCATATGATTCAGAACATGCCTGGGATTTTGCTGATCGAATTTTTGAATTCGTAAGCTATATGGCAATTGACGAATCAGCAAATCTTGCAGCAGAACGAGGGAGTTATACAAACTTCCAGGGATCTGGATGGTCACAAGGAATGGTGCCTATCGATAGTATTGCACGCGTAGAAGCAGACCGAGGACGAAAGCTTACCGTGACTCGAGAAAGTAAACATAAAGGATTAAATTGGGATATTCTCCGGGCAAAGGTAAAGAAGGGAATGCGAAATGCAACATTAATGGCCGTTGCTCCAAATGCAAACATTGGTCTTGTTGCAGGAACTACACCAGGTATTGACCCAAGATTTGCTCAAATCTTTTCACGAAATAAAATTTCAGGAAAGTATGTTGATATCAACCACAACTTGGTGAAGGATCTTAAAAACATGGGTATTTGGGATAAAGTTAAAGGAGAAATTATTGTTCATCAGGGAGATATTTCTGGCATCAATGGAATTCCTCAGCACATTAAAGATATCTATAAGACTTCGTTCACTACATCACCATACGCATTCATTGAAGTTGCAGCGCGAGCTCAAAAGTGGGTAGATCAGGCACTTTCACGAAACATGTATCTTGAAACTCGAGACATCGATGAAACTATGCGAATCTATCAGACTGCTTGGGACAAGGGAGTAAAGACTACATACTACTTGCACATGAAGCCTCGACACACTGCAGAGCAAAGTACTACATCAGTTAATAAGGCAGCAGTTATGGGCAAAGTTGGATTCGGTGCACTACGAGCAAAAGCTGTTACTCAAGAATCAGCCCCTGCTGGATTCTCATCACCACTTCAGAAGACGTTTGATATCCCTTCACCAGTTTCAGTCGAAGTTGCTGCAGGTCAGATGAGTTTGGGAGCTCAACCAACCCCTGTTGCGGTAGCTGCAACTCCTGCTGTAGAAAAAACTGAAACAGAACGACCTAAAGCAGCACCTGCAGCATCAACACACGATGCACCAAAGCCAAAAGGATTTGTATCATTAGAAAATTTGAAGGCAGGAATGTCGACAGAAAAGAAGGATGGTAATGAAAAGAAATCATAA
- a CDS encoding ribonucleotide-diphosphate reductase subunit beta: MALIGKASPEDMNLHPFHYKWAYDLYNQAVRNTWFPHEIALKEDLDDWEKMTEDEQHAVKFLMAFFNPAELIVNRSIALGVYPYLKSPECHLYLAKQMWEEANHCVAFEYVLETFPFDREKIFNTHLEVPSMVAKEGFINKYMKRMMDENLDIETVEGKKDFIRNLVATNIVMEGIWFYSGFMVALSFRQRNQLRNFGSMINWVIRDESLHLKFGMNLVHNILEENQELLTEEFAEEIRNIVIEGVDLETTYNKDLFPNGILGLNADYVNQYVQYVADRRLEELGLPKHYNATNPAKWMSTATDVFELVNFFEAQNTSYEVDARAHSSKKEEKAAIPAPEVQATPIAE, from the coding sequence ATGGCACTCATTGGAAAAGCATCACCAGAAGATATGAATCTCCACCCATTTCATTACAAATGGGCATACGATTTATACAATCAGGCAGTTCGAAACACTTGGTTCCCACACGAAATTGCACTTAAAGAAGATCTCGACGATTGGGAAAAAATGACAGAAGACGAACAGCATGCTGTGAAGTTCTTGATGGCATTCTTCAACCCTGCTGAGCTTATTGTGAATCGATCTATTGCTCTTGGAGTGTATCCATACTTGAAGTCTCCTGAATGTCACTTGTATCTTGCAAAGCAGATGTGGGAAGAAGCAAACCACTGTGTGGCGTTCGAATATGTACTTGAAACATTTCCATTTGATCGAGAAAAGATTTTCAATACTCACCTTGAAGTACCATCAATGGTTGCTAAAGAAGGCTTCATCAACAAATACATGAAGCGAATGATGGATGAAAACCTTGATATTGAAACAGTAGAAGGGAAGAAAGATTTCATCCGAAACCTCGTTGCAACAAACATTGTGATGGAAGGTATTTGGTTCTACTCAGGATTCATGGTTGCTCTCTCATTCCGACAGCGAAATCAGCTTCGAAATTTTGGTTCTATGATCAACTGGGTGATCCGAGACGAATCACTACACCTTAAATTCGGTATGAACCTTGTTCATAATATTCTTGAAGAAAATCAGGAACTTCTCACTGAAGAATTTGCAGAAGAAATCAGAAATATTGTTATCGAAGGAGTGGATCTTGAAACCACATACAACAAAGATTTGTTCCCAAATGGAATTCTTGGATTGAATGCTGATTACGTAAACCAGTATGTACAATATGTTGCAGATCGACGATTGGAAGAGCTTGGACTTCCAAAGCATTACAACGCAACTAATCCCGCAAAGTGGATGAGTACAGCAACTGATGTATTTGAACTTGTGAACTTCTTTGAAGCACAAAATACTAGTTATGAAGTGGATGCACGAGCTCATAGTTCAAAGAAAGAAGAGAAAGCAGCGATACCAGCTCCAGAAGTACAGGCGACTCCTATAGCTGAGTAA